The proteins below are encoded in one region of Mangifera indica cultivar Alphonso chromosome 7, CATAS_Mindica_2.1, whole genome shotgun sequence:
- the LOC123220883 gene encoding uncharacterized protein LOC123220883 isoform X4 gives MNPAVDVTPYPLMDVPGSKDVISCERVQVSGYSRLKLGSYANSFRVTLAPSVVIPDRLHSKIQVCFHWNASLGLCQCEMDEWQTIQKGGVWSSIMSPYEERYIDVRFVGGASGSVSVAVEEGAAVALLPLITSFNLHVANVFSILVVTYFCCWRLVCLAFGFVLLLLAPIVSNWVPFYHSSLMAIGVFLVIIILLFQGMKPMPTGRKNILYLTIYGSVLCAGSFLLHHFSVPVNSILVNFGVSEEMHNPIGRKKCRRYIDQIKKANKLCNMVSFSSQDV, from the exons ATGAATCCTGCAGTAGATGTCACCCCGTATCCTCTTATGGATGTTCCTGGGTCAAAAGATGTTATATCTTGTGAGAGAGTTCAAGTTTCCGGATACTCAAGATTGAAACTTGGGAGTTATGCCAATTCCTTTCGGGTCACTTTAGCTCCTTCCGTGGTAATCCCTGACAGGTTACATAGTAAAATCCAGGTTTGTTTTCATTG GAATGCTTCACTTGGATTATGTCAGTGTGAAATGGATGAGTGGCAAACTATTCAAAAGGGGGGAGTTTGGAGCTCTATCATGTCACCATATGAGGAGAGATACATTGATGTGAGGTTTGTAGGTGGAGCCTCTGGTTCTGTATCGGTTGCAGTTGAAGAGGGTGCTGCTGTCGCTCTTCTGCCTTTAATTACTTCTTTTAATTTACATGTTGCAAATGTGTTTTCTATATTGGTTGTAACATATTTTTGCTGTTGGCGTCTCGTTTGTCTAGCATTTGGATTTGTTCTGCTGCTGTTAGCACCAATTGTCAGCAACTGGGTTCCCTTTTACCATAGCAGTTTGATGGCTATAGGAGTTTTTCTTGTTATTATAATTCTTCTCTTTCAG GGAATGAAACCGATGCCAACTGGAAGGAAGAACATCTTGTATCTAACTATTTATGGATCAGTG CTTTGTGCTGGATCTTTTCTGTTACATCATTTCTCAGTGCCGGTGAATTCGATTCTTGTCAATTTTGGAGTTAGTGAGGAGATGCACAATCCG ATAGGAAGGAAGAAATGTAGAAGATATATAGATCAAATTAAAAAGGCAAACAAATTATGCAATATGGTTTCATTTTCCAGTCAAGATGTTTGA